A portion of the Rhodopseudomonas sp. BAL398 genome contains these proteins:
- a CDS encoding autotransporter assembly complex protein TamA: MRLKPTLACLTILNLLGSVAWPATAQAFDFFGLFGTSVPEPSQQALPYQVKIEVSGAADGLADILQQASVLYRLRLKPPVDGQALGRRVNEDLTSLMDAVWSAGYYDARLHIYVAGTEIGKSSGSSLTTAAESFRGREVVPIRIAVEPGPLYTVRNIRIVDAATQRPFAEDQRLRGQIKLQPGAAARSNDLRDAAVGIIEFFRAQAHPLVKIQRIEPVVFHTLNVVDVTYQVAPGAEATFGDVAVTGNSDVDPAVVRSYIYIERGDPYSPVALEQTRKSIQTLPAIGSVRLREADGLDAAGALPVSAELTDRKLHVVGFGAQYSTLDGPALRAYWQHRSLFGGAESLRVEGNFFIPPRNTTSLLDTLKDLRPSDIGGRVKVGFIKPALQGSRNDLLLDAMVERDRTGGDVYGGYSSDRVVTTAAVRHRFSYHLSAQIGAEYERGRSIDTLGTLDYTLVGIPVSVTYDSTDHLLDPTKGMRVTAAVTPYASFLGSSVDLVQSSIRASTYYSLDEKSRRILAGRVALGSILGAGIGDIPATHRFYAGGGGSVRGFRYRSLSPLGPTGQVIGGRSLLEASFEARLKVTDTIGVVPFIDMGGAFQSAYPDFKEPLRYAAGLGLRYYTAIGPIRLDVALPLNRRPGDDAYGVYFGIGQAF, translated from the coding sequence ATGAGATTGAAGCCGACCCTTGCCTGTTTGACGATTCTAAACTTGCTCGGCTCGGTGGCGTGGCCCGCGACAGCGCAGGCTTTCGATTTTTTCGGTCTGTTCGGCACATCGGTTCCCGAACCTTCGCAACAAGCGCTGCCCTATCAGGTCAAGATCGAGGTTTCGGGTGCCGCTGACGGTCTCGCGGACATTCTGCAGCAGGCCTCGGTTCTGTACCGTCTGCGCCTGAAGCCGCCGGTTGACGGGCAGGCGCTCGGCCGGCGCGTGAATGAGGATTTGACCTCGCTGATGGATGCGGTGTGGAGCGCCGGCTATTACGACGCGCGCCTGCATATCTATGTGGCGGGAACCGAGATCGGCAAGAGCTCCGGTTCCAGCCTCACGACGGCGGCGGAGAGTTTCCGCGGCCGCGAGGTGGTGCCGATCCGAATCGCGGTCGAGCCCGGACCGCTGTATACGGTGCGCAATATCCGGATCGTCGATGCGGCGACGCAACGGCCGTTTGCCGAAGATCAGCGTCTGCGCGGGCAAATCAAGCTGCAGCCCGGCGCGGCTGCGCGCAGCAACGATTTGCGCGACGCGGCGGTTGGGATCATCGAGTTTTTCCGCGCGCAGGCCCATCCGCTGGTCAAGATCCAGCGGATCGAGCCGGTTGTGTTCCATACGCTCAACGTGGTGGATGTGACCTATCAGGTCGCGCCGGGCGCCGAGGCGACGTTCGGCGATGTCGCCGTCACCGGCAATTCCGACGTCGATCCGGCGGTGGTGCGCTCCTATATCTATATCGAGCGTGGCGATCCCTATTCGCCGGTGGCGCTCGAGCAGACCCGCAAGTCGATCCAGACACTTCCGGCGATCGGATCGGTGCGTCTGCGCGAAGCCGATGGGCTCGATGCCGCGGGTGCGCTGCCGGTGTCGGCCGAACTGACCGACCGCAAACTACACGTGGTCGGATTCGGCGCGCAATATTCCACCCTCGACGGCCCGGCGCTGCGCGCCTACTGGCAGCATCGCAGCCTGTTCGGCGGTGCCGAGAGCCTGCGCGTCGAGGGCAATTTCTTCATCCCGCCGCGCAATACGACCTCGCTGCTCGATACTCTGAAGGACCTTCGTCCATCGGATATCGGCGGGCGGGTCAAGGTCGGCTTTATCAAGCCGGCGCTTCAGGGCAGCCGCAACGATCTGTTGCTGGATGCGATGGTCGAGCGCGACCGCACCGGCGGCGATGTCTATGGCGGCTATAGCAGCGACCGCGTCGTCACTACGGCGGCGGTTCGCCATCGTTTCAGCTATCATCTATCGGCCCAGATCGGGGCGGAGTATGAGCGCGGACGCTCGATCGATACGTTGGGAACGCTGGACTACACGCTGGTCGGCATTCCGGTCTCCGTCACCTACGATTCGACGGATCATCTGCTCGACCCGACCAAGGGCATGCGCGTTACCGCGGCGGTGACGCCCTATGCCTCGTTCCTGGGGTCGTCGGTGGATCTGGTTCAGAGCAGTATCCGCGCCTCGACCTATTATTCGCTCGACGAGAAATCGCGCCGGATCCTGGCCGGCCGGGTGGCGCTGGGCTCGATCCTCGGCGCCGGCATCGGCGACATTCCGGCCACGCATCGATTCTATGCCGGCGGCGGCGGATCGGTGCGCGGCTTTCGTTATCGCAGCCTCAGCCCGCTCGGCCCCACGGGCCAGGTGATCGGCGGGCGCAGCCTGCTCGAAGCGTCGTTCGAGGCGCGGCTCAAGGTCACCGATACGATCGGCGTCGTTCCGTTCATCGATATGGGCGGCGCGTTCCAATCGGCCTATCCGGATTTCAAGGAGCCGTTGCGCTACGCGGCCGGGCTGGGGCTGCGCTACTACACGGCGATCGGTCCGATCCGGCTCGATGTCGCCTTGCCGCTGAACCGGCGCCCGGGCGACGATGCCTATGGGGTGTATTTCGGCATCGGACAGGCTTTCTGA